Proteins encoded within one genomic window of Saccharomyces mikatae IFO 1815 strain IFO1815 genome assembly, chromosome: 15:
- the MSB4 gene encoding Rab GTPase-activating protein MSB4 (similar to Saccharomyces cerevisiae MSB3 (YNL293W) and MSB4 (YOL112W); ancestral locus Anc_3.64): protein MIMSSNMSARATLVTNERVINAASSFNEDDANYSVLDLYDDDDGDDNSSLPEQKEILTTRELEKAKAFTSLIMADPANFDRYGFSKKGYFVSQEEYDKWWGEYSRYSERRKKKWENLLFKNRIEVHNDNPLAYPARNEELTKFVRKGIPAEWRGNAWWHFAGGQQQLDANIGVYDRLKSDCRKGAVSGKDMEAIERDLYRTFPDNIHFHKESFQSGEPAMIQSLRRVLMAFSVYDRAIGYCQSMNFLVGLLLLFMEEEKTFWMLVIITGKYLPGVYKSDLEGANIDQGVLVLCIKEYLPEIWSHIESSYMNGNGSTNQVSGPRSGEQYLSRLPTLTLCTASWFMSCFVGVVPIETTLRIWDCLFYEESHFLFKVALGILKLSESEFLESKSQKLFRQYSSYTFGGNSDPVSTFKKLKNKIKTQEEADMEILQVIQNFPKRLLNPNDIFEKVLMKKKVALNSITQEKIDQGREYVAMTRSRQRATSRPK from the coding sequence ATGATAATGTCTTCAAATATGTCAGCTAGAGCTACCTTAGTAACAAACGAAAGGGTTATTAATGCAGCTTCTTCATTCAACGAAGATGATGCCAACTATAGTGTTCTTGATTTATACGATGACGACGATGGAGATGACAATAGTTCTTTACCAGAACAGAAAGAAATACTGACAACGCGTGAGCTGGAAAAGGCAAAGGCGTTTACTAGCTTGATCATGGCAGATCCTGCGAATTTTGATAGATATGGATTTAGCAAAAAAGGCTATTTCGTCAGTCAGGAAGAATATGACAAATGGTGGGGTGAATACAGTAGGTACAGtgagagaagaaaaaaaaaatgggaGAACCTTTTGTTTAAGAATAGAATTGAGGTCCATAATGACAATCCTCTGGCATACCCCGCAAGGAACGAAGAATTGACTAAATTTGTAAGAAAAGGTATACCGGCGGAATGGAGAGGAAATGCATGGTGGCATTTTGCTGGTGGGCAACAACAATTAGACGCTAATATTGGAGTTTACGATAGATTAAAAAGTGACTGCCGCAAAGGTGCTGTATCTGGCAAAGATATGGAAGCCATAGAAAGAGATCTTTATCGAACTTTCCCTGATAATATACATTTTCATaaagaatcttttcaaagtgGAGAACCTGCAATGATCCAGTCATTACGTCGAGTGTTGATGGCTTTCTCTGTTTATGATAGGGCTATTGGATACTGCCAATCGATGAATTTTCTAGTCGgtttgctgttgttgtttatGGAGGAAGAGAAAACATTCTGGATGTTGGTTATAATTACTGGCAAGTATTTACCTGGCGTGTATAAATCTGATTTAGAGGGTGCAAACATAGACCAGGGCGTGTTGGTGTTATGCATTAAGGAATATTTACCTGAGATATGGTCACACATTGAGTCATCGTATATGAACGGCAATGGTAGTACTAACCAAGTTTCGGGGCCAAGATCGGGGGAGCAGTACCTTTCCAGGTTGCCTACGTTGACCTTATGTACAGCAAGTTGGTTTATGAGCTGTTTCGTGGGTGTGGTGCCCATTGAAACGACACTGAGAATATGGGACTGTTTATTTTATGAAGAGTCtcatttcttgtttaaGGTAGCGTTGGGGATACTAAAATTGAGCGAAAGCGAGTTTTTGGAGAGCAAAAGCCAAAAACTGTTTAGGCAGTACTCTTCTTATACGTTTGGCGGTAATAGCGACCCTGTCtcaactttcaaaaaactgAAGAACAAGATTAAGACGCAGGAGGAGGCAGATATGGAGATTTTGCAAGTGATTCAAAACTTTCCAAAACGATTGCTGAATCCCAATGATATCTTCGAAAAAGtgctgatgaagaagaaagttgcGTTAAACAGTATTacccaagaaaagattgatCAAGGGAGGGAATATGTGGCGATGACGAGGAGCAGACAACGTGCAACTAGCCGCCCAAAGtag
- the PTH4 gene encoding Pth4p (similar to Saccharomyces cerevisiae YOL114C; ancestral locus Anc_3.59): MFALQLTRHCKQQLLIENAVRLISNEKIWKKPELVRARSWVETLDVVDLPLKQFLLRYDRASGPGGQHVNKVNTKCTLTLPGLSNCAWIPQEVRTILCSGKFRYYAKSSDSVVIQSDETRSKEVNKLKCFEKLIQAIKQTCQFPSDTTTETAKKWAKIRVKSNKERLLNKKVHGDKKKNRSKITFSY, encoded by the coding sequence ATGTTCGCACTACAACTAACGCGACATTGTAAGCAACAACTCCTTATTGAAAACGCAGTGCGCTTGAttagtaatgaaaaaatctgGAAGAAACCTGAACTCGTTCGAGCTAGAAGCTGGGTGGAAACACTTGATGTAGTGGACTTACCCTTGAAACAATTCCTTTTGCGTTACGATCGCGCTAGCGGTCCAGGAGGCCAACATGTTAATAAGGTGAATACTAAATGTACTCTAACACTTCCTGGGCTATCAAATTGTGCTTGGATCCCCCAAGAAGTGAGAACCATCTTATGTAGCGGTAAATTCCGGTACTACGCTAAAAGTAGCGATTCGGTAGTAATACAATCTGATGAAACTAGATCAAAGGAAGTTAATAAACTGAAGTGCTTTGAGAAGTTGATTCAAGCAATCAAGCAAACCTGTCAATTTCCTAGTGATACCACTACCGAGACGGCAAAAAAATGGGCTAAGATTCGAGTGAAATCTAATAAAGAGCGACTTCTTAATAAGAAAGTTCATGGggataaaaagaagaatagaAGTAAAATTACATTTAGTTACTAA
- the SKM1 gene encoding putative serine/threonine protein kinase SKM1 (similar to Saccharomyces cerevisiae CLA4 (YNL298W) and SKM1 (YOL113W); ancestral locus Anc_3.60), protein MKGIKKGGWISYKVDGIFSFLWQKRYLVLNDSYLSFYKSEKCNEEPVLSVALTSITNVSRIQLKKNCFEILRATDQKDNISPINSYFYESNSKRSIFISTRTERDLHGWLDAIFAKCPLLSGVSSPTNFTHKVHVGFDPKVGNFVGVPDSWATLLQTSEITYDDWSRNSKAVIKALQFYEDYNGFDTIPSNDNSNKSKDMKPLKTSTRYIINKRTNSIKRSVSKTLRKGKTDSILPVYQAERKPFPRSGENNNIINSTEDADIFREGKVYVSKENTANPQTNQLGKKEQQVIQHHLRRHENNVALNPRRVAPSAPAKKVHDDETKPSKQDLLELRDTDDSDEIIMKMKTVAIDVNPRPYFQMVEKAGQGASGAVYLSKRIRLPPNNDSKFLKSHCHRIVGESVAIKQIHLSKQPKKQLIMNELLVMNDSRQENIVNFLEAYIIDDEELWVIMEYMEGGCLTDILDAAAESSNGNKLSPLNESQMAYIVRETCQGLKFLHNNKIIHRDIKSDNILLNSQGLVKITDFGFCVELTEKRSKRATMVGTPYWMAPEIVNQKGYDEKVDVWSLGIMLIEMIEGEPPYLNEEPLKALYLIANNGSPKLRDPRQVSKKARQFLDACLQVDVEVRASVRELLTLNFLSLACGPDELKVALKWY, encoded by the coding sequence ATGAAGGGCATTAAAAAGGGAGGATGGATATCTTATAAAGTCGATGGAATATTCTCGTTCTTATGGCAGAAGAGGTATTTGGTGTTGAACGACTCatatttatcattttaCAAAAGTGAGAAATGTAATGAGGAACCCGTTTTGTCTGTGGCTTTGACTAGCATAACAAATGTAAGCAGGATacaattaaaaaaaaattgttttgaaattcttcGAGCAACAGATCAAAAGGATAACATATCCCCCATAAACTCCTATTTTTATGAATCAAATTCCAAAAGATCTATATTCATTTCTACAAGAACTGAGCGGGATTTACATGGTTGGCTTGACGCTATCTTCGCCAAATGTCCACTACTTAGCGGCGTTTCATCACCAACAAATTTCACACATAAAGTACACGTTGGATTTGACCCAAAAGTAGGCAATTTTGTTGGAGTGCCCGATAGTTGGGCCACGCTATTACAAACTTCAGAAATTACATACGATGATTGGAGCAGAAACTCCAAGGCTGTTATTAAAGCATTGCAATTTTATGAAGATTACAATGGATTCGATACTATACCGTCCAATGATAACTCGAATAAAAGCAAAGATATGAAGCCTTTGAAAACTTCGACGAGGTACATTATAAACAAGAGAACCAATTCTATCAAGAGATCAGTGAGTAAGACGCTCCGGAAAGGTAAGACAGATTCCATTTTGCCTGTCTATCAAGCAGAACGTAAGCCTTTCCCCAGATCTggtgaaaataataacattATAAATAGCACAGAAGATGCTGATATATTTAGGGAAGGAAAAGTGTACGTtagtaaagaaaacacAGCAAATCCACAGACAAACCAGCTaggaaagaaagaacagCAAGTTATTCAACACCATTTACGAAGGCATGAAAACAACGTCGCATTGAACCCTCGTCGAGTTGCACCATCTGCGCCAGCTAAAAAAGTtcatgatgatgaaacGAAACCGTCCAAACAGGATCTTCTTGAACTTCGGGATACTGATGATTCGgatgaaataataatgaagatgaaaaccGTTGCCATCGATGTAAACCCAAGACCGTATTTTCAAATGGTAGAAAAGGCAGGTCAAGGGGCAAGCGGTGCAGTATACTTATCCAAACGAATAAGGTTGCCCCCAAATAACGactcaaaatttttaaagtCACATTGTCATCGAATCGTAGGAGAAAGTGTAGCTATAAAACAAATACATTTATCCAAACAGCCTAAGAAACAATTGATCATGAACGAACTTTTGGTGATGAACGATTCACGCCAGGAAAATATCGTAAACTTCCTTGAAGCCTACATTATTGACGACGAAGAGTTATGGGTGATAATGGAGTACATGGAGGGTGGCTGTTTAACGGATATTTTGGATGCCGCTGCAGAGAGCAGCAATGGCAATAAATTGTCGCCGTTAAACGAAAGTCAAATGGCATATATAGTAAGAGAGACGTGTCAAGGTTTAAAGTTTTTGCATAACAACAAAATCATTCATAGGGATATTAAATCTGATAATATCCTTCTTAATTCACAGGGATTGGTTAAAATTACGGACTTTGGGTTTTGTGTGGAACTAACAGAGAAAAGAAGTAAACGAGCCACAATGGTGGGTACTCCGTATTGGATGGCGCCTGAAATAGTAAATCAGAAGGGATATGATGAGAAGGTTGACGTTTGGTCGCTAGGAATAATGCTTATTGAGATGATAGAAGGTGAACCTCCCTATCTGAACGAAGAACCCTTAAAGGCTTTATATTTGATAGCCAATAATGGTTCACCCAAATTGCGGGATCCAAGACAGGTGTCCAAGAAAGCCAGGCAATTCTTAGATGCCTGTTTGCAAGTGGATGTTGAAGTAAGAGCATCGGTGAGGGAATTACTGACGctgaattttttatcattagCATGTGGCCCCGATGAACTTAAAGTGGCTTTGAAATGGTACTAA
- the PAP2 gene encoding non-canonical poly(A) polymerase PAP2 (similar to Saccharomyces cerevisiae TRF5 (YNL299W) and PAP2 (YOL115W); ancestral locus Anc_3.58) yields MGSKSIAASSLKKSKKQHSGKVKKSKKIKKSRKSKKSKSLSDENGAEVISSRSEQDNNKSPDDHVTEDGILVLEHKSDDDEGFDDYDGHFDNPTDIPSTTEGSKTPLLGVHGDEKDLANNDDFISLSASSEDEHAEQEEERQKEEKQKEILNTDYPWIVNHDHSRQKEISDWLTFEIKDFVAYISPSREEIEIRNQTISTIREAVRQLWPDADLHVFGSYSTDLYLPGSDIDCVVNSELGGKESRTNLYSLASHLKKNNLATEIEVVAKARVPIIKFVEPHSGIHIDVSFERTNGLEAAKLIREWLNDTPGLRELVLIVKQFLHARRLNNVHTGGLGGFSIICLVFSFLHMHPRIITNEIDPKDNLGVLLIEFFELYGKNFGYDDVALGSSDGYPVYFPKLAWSAILPIKNPFSLAIQDPGDESNNISRGSFNIRDIKKAFAGAFDLLTNRCFELHSATFKDRLGKSILGNVIKYRGKARDFKDERGLVLNKAIIENENYHKKRSRIIHDEEFTEDTVTSTATDDDYEIIRPPAKKAKMEVLEPGFISEPSKEKSGETHITISSENDDDDEDGYNPYTL; encoded by the coding sequence GAAGTGATATCGAGTCGCAGTGAGCAAGATAACAATAAGTCTCCTGACGATCATGTCACGGAAGATGGTATTCTTGTACTAGAACACAAATCAGACGATGATGAAGGATTCGATGATTATGATGGACATTTTGATAATCCTACCGATATTCCCTCAACTACTGAAGGAAGTAAAACACCATTATTAGGAGTCCATGGTGATGAGAAAGATCTTGCTAACAACGATGATTtcatttctctttcagCTAGTTCTGAGGATGAACACGCCGAACAGGAAGAGGAGAGacagaaagaagaaaagcaaaaggaAATCCTTAATACTGATTATCCATGGATTGTGAACCATGACCATTCCAgacaaaaggaaatttcTGATTGGTTaacttttgaaatcaaagattttgtTGCCTATATTTCACCAAGTcgtgaagaaattgaaattcGTAATCAAACTATAAGTACAATAAGGGAAGCGGTGAGACAGTTATGGCCGGATGCTGATTTACATGTATTTGGCTCTTATTCTACCGACTTATATTTGCCTGGTTCTGATATCGATTGTGTCGTAAATAGTGAACTTGGTGGTAAAGAAAGTAGAACTAACTTGTATTCCTTAGCAAgccatttgaaaaaaaacaatctGGCAACTGAGATTGAAGTTGTTGCTAAGGCTCGTGTTCCAATCATCAAGTTTGTTGAGCCACATTCCGGAATTCACATAGATGTTTCGTTTGAAAGAACAAATGGTCTCGAAGCTGCAAAACTGATCAGAGAGTGGCTGAACGATACGCCTGGTCTTCGAGAACTTGTTCTTATCGTTAAACAGTTTTTACACGCAAGAAGACTAAATAATGTGCATACTGGTGGTCTGGGTGGGTTTAGTATTATATgtcttgttttttctttcctgcATATGCATCCACGTATAATAACTAACGAAATAGACCCAAAGGACAACCTGGGTGTACTTCTGATAGAGTTTTTTGAACTCTATGggaaaaattttggttATGATGATGTTGCACTAGGATCATCAGATGGTTATCCAGTGTACTTTCCGAAATTGGCATGGAGTGCTATTTTACCTATTAAGAATCCGTTTTCATTGGCTATTCAAGATCCAGGTGATGAGTCAAATAATATCAGTCGAGGCTCTTTCAATATTCGAGACATCAAAAAGGCATTCGCCGGCGCCTTTGATTTATTAACGAATAGGTGTTTTGAGTTACATTCAGCAACTTTCAAAGATCGATTAGGTAAAAGTATATTGGGTAACGTGATTAAATATCGTGGCAAGGCAAGAGATTTTAAGGATGAAAGAGGTCTAGTACTGAATAAGGCTATAatcgaaaatgaaaactatCATAAAAAGCGTAGCAGAATAATCCACGACGAGGAATTTACCGAAGACACAGTTACCTCCACGGCCACAGATGATGATTATGAGATAATAAGACCACCTGCCAAGAAGGCTAAAATGGAAGTGCTTGAACCAGGATTTATAAGCGAACCATCAAAGGAGAAGAGTGGGGAAACTCATATCACTATATCGAGCGagaatgatgatgacgatgaagatggATACAATCCTTATACTCTTTGA